Genomic DNA from Bemisia tabaci chromosome 2, PGI_BMITA_v3:
TAAGCGCTTCTTATGTCCTTTCATTATTTGACATTGATTTAAGAGACAAAGTAATGGATTTTTTCAGCTTTGAAACACTTCTGCTACAATTGTCTCAGAAATCCATTTGCAGCATTGAGCATACTTATGCTCACACAAACTATGTGCAATTGAATAAAATCAAACAGAGCTATACAGATAGTATTCGTGCATTTCTTTTGGAAATATTCAACTGTACATACTACTAGCACAGGCAAATACATCCAATCATAGAACTGTTATTCATAAGCCACTGAATATACTGACATGTAACCGTGTGACGGATGCAACACCTGATAGCCACGATTAGCACACTTGTAGTGTCAGGAATGGTTGAAAATAATGCTAAATATTGATAATAGTTCaccaaaatgtcaaatttttgtttaaaaaaaaacaacaaaaaatcatgattcttttctgaagaatttttacacctcaaaaatatttaatatgtCCAAAAAACGAACGAATACTTACAGATTGCAACAAACTGAGCTGCCCGAAGAGACACCAAATGACAGATATATTGAACAATTTTAACATCATCATCGTCATAATCTAGTCCTAAATCGTCTAGAATTTTTTCTGTGTTCCCTTTGGTGCCATTGATCGAGTCCCTGGAAAAAGTGGAAGTGAATTGATGAATTGATGAAAAACACAGATAGATACAATGGCACTGAGAAAAAGATGCTAACAAATTATACCAATGGCCtgacaaaattaaaatcttgGACTGAGATACTTATCAaaggtgtaagtcagcaattacataactcggtttgcgacgtcgcagacttcctatcatactttattttttaaacaggaaaCTACTAAACAGCAGTTCTTtagaactgccgtgatttttcttctctaagcgaagaaaattatgcataaacttcaaggaatgatgtaaatttgttctcctttataaaaataacatagaggcggagattttcagacaccgcaaatgagttacgtgattgctgacttacaccgtggatatgcatttttccattttagacATTGCTTGGACACATTTATCAATCTCTACAGAGAGAAGATGTGAAACTTCTTTATCTAGGTAAACTGAGAATTTTTAAGGTAATCATTTCGTTGCTTCCCAAACGAACGGACGTATCCCTGTTCGAAAATCTACTCACAAAATTATTTCTCTCACACAAAAATGACAGCAATGGCTgttcaaaatttcgctgatttctTACAGTAACTCttagaaaactctgtgaaattttctgtaaaaagtcaaaataattcaaaataattttggagtgaaaaatccaaattattatagaaaatttggcaacgcagaaACAAAGTTGCATTCTTTTATCATAGCTTCGTCGAAACGACGATTTAGTATACTCAGTGATTGACAAGACTTCCTGTTCACTCAACAAAAATATTCTAAGAATTAGAAAcgaagcaaaaaaaaaccatcgTTGAAATAACTGAGAGAATGTACATATTACATGcagataaaaaatgaaggcacaTATATTGAAACAAAGTTGATATGTACAAGTTTTGAAACTCACTCTTCAATACCAGACACAAAACTGGTTCGGAAGTGACCATGCTGAAGAAGTTTATCTGATGGTATGCCATTGAATAGATGTCCTTCCCTTGTCAAACTGCATAGGACTACTTGAACAAGTTCTCCCATGAATTTTCCaccaattttcttttcaaacctagaacaaaaaataaaaataaaaactgacgATAATGATATCATTTTTCACTAAGGGACCAAACATCACCCATGATGCTATTGCTTTGGCCAAAAAGCTAGGAGGAGGAATAACAAATCTGAATGAAAGAACTAATTTATTTTCCTACTTCTTCAGATTTATCAAGATAAAgatgtaagaaaaaatattacctGAATGGATTTATCTTACAAACTGATGCTAATCTTTTCCGTGTGTAAGTTCAATGATTTACAAGCatttatttttgccattttctccaaacatagaaaaatcaaatattttaaaacgattgaaatcataCTTGAGAAAGATCAATGATTAGTTTACAAGATCGTTTGCTCAATCAAGTGAAGTTTTTATAAATACACCTCTTCAAAGCACATTTGATTGCCAGAAAACcagagacaaattttcacgaaaagttTCCAAAGACTTGAAAGTTCTTGCTGACTGCAGAAATTGTATGTTGGAGAATGAATTTTACCAGACCATACagcaattttgccaaaaaaaagaaaaagaaagaaaaaaatactacaCTTCATTTGTTTTATCTCTAAAGTGCAACAGACCCATGGAGAGTAATTTCTTGTGTTAGGTGTGCTATGTTAAGCTATGTTCTTCTGCTTTAAATGACTTGGGACGTACCAAAATGAACATCTCAAGGAAATCTTTCCTGCATTcttcattttcataaaaatttctttgagaaaaGAGGCTGTAACAACTGAGCTTGATCTCTTGGCTATATGCTCTCTTAAAATCGTTCTAGCTCTACTCTGATTGACGTGCACTATTTTGTAAAGAGGTACTTCAAGCGGCtcactttcaaaaataaaaaaaatgggacaAAAGCCTGATAAACAAGtgcaaattatttttgactctgaaTTTTCTTGATTATTCAGAATTAAAGAATGTGATAGAACTTTAGAATGCCCgttaagaaaacaaaaaacttaCGTAAACGATTTTGGTATTAAAGATTTTTCATCGACAGTTCTATCAAATTCAGTTTTGACAAAATCGATGCAGCCATTATCACCAAATGCACCCCACTCAATGTCTATGACAACCTGTAACAGGAGGAAATTGCAGAGATGTCAGTACACAACTAAATCAATCTGCACTTCATAAATTTTGTTCACGGTATAAGGGTGCTCAGAAGAATCTTTGTCAGCAAGCTTTGAGTTTTACTTGTTTCAAAATACCCATATTCTCTGATCAGACTGCTCTGGTCGGAATCGGGTGGCTTTATCAGAAATGCACAAATTCTGAGTCAATTCTGATTATTGCCTTATTTGCCTTTGTTCGTTAAAACTGATATACATGACTACAGCTCATTTTAGCCACCTCCTAAAATTTTATGGGGTATCAGTAAGGGTCTTTGCCTTGTGAAAAGTTTTGGATGGAAATGTTTTGATAGCTTACTGAAGACCAAAAGAACAACCATACTACTCCCTTACTCCCCCCTATGCTCCCTTACGTAATGCTTGCTGCAGGGTAGCAGAGATGGgttcaattgatttttgaaagaaaaaaccaagaaaatccatgttttccttaatatttttttatctagTTAACATCTGTGAAATGAGTAGTGAATGAATGCGTCTGAGAGATAACGAGACATTTCTTCACATGAGAGCAAAAGCTTATCAACTTGTGCCATTACCAACCTTATTACAACTTTGCTATGTTGTCAGGCTATACAATTAATATTCTTTCGAGGAATagaaggataaaaataaaatttgttacCTGTTTTTCTCCATGCCTTTCAACTTCCCAGTGTTGAACTCTCTCTGCCCGCTCAAGGTAACAAGCATTTGTACCAGTTCCAAGGATTAATCCAATAGCAGTGTCTTTATCCAACATAGCACCTTGCATCAGTGTACCTGTGAGAAAATCAGAGATGCAATTGTTAGTAAATTATTTCATTCACCAAACTATGTATGTAGAAGACAACTGCTGCCAAAAGTTTTGCATCTTTTGGTTGCAAACTCTCATGAATCACAAGGTTAAGCATCCAAATAATGGAAACTTTTCTTTGATGAgcaaacatttttaaactttgtcaCAAAGAAATTtagttctttttaaaatttcaaaccttgAGACTGAACATCTTGATTGCAGTGGGCTCCAGAAACAACCTTGGTTGCAGGAACACAAACCAAtttcattgcttgaaattttttcttaccatttttcacacaaaaaataaatttaaaggaatgaataaaaaaaatggagcaATGGGGTTCATTATTTTTGCATTTACAGAATTAGGAATGATGCAAAACTTGAAGCATTATAAAAAAGATGATACATGTTTTCAGAATTTGGCCAAGAATATTTAAGGTGGTAAATTATATATAACCGAGATAAAAATTGATCTTGTAAGCAACGATGAGtgtaatttgaagaattttcaaaattctccagTGACTAAGTTACCTGTGGTATCATTAAGGACACAAATCAATTCAACATGGTTATCTCCACGCCTGTGAATAGCCTCATTCAAGAGCTTGACAGCATCTTTCCCTTCAACGCCAGGACAGGCAAACGATTTTGTCCATACTTTTAAAATTCCACTATCAAGGGCATGTTGATGCATCGGAAAAGAGAATGTAAAACCTGTAAAATAAGGAAAACATATAAGAGTAAAGATTACTTTTAGGATATTTGTAGTTGTACATATCAACTGTGCGGAAGAGCAACATTTTCTGGATTCGATAaggattttacattttttaaatgtacatcTATTAGCTTTGAGTTCTAAAAGATGACAtgttttgacaatttttctaTGGTCAATACAAATAGATTAAATAATGCggacttacaattttttttgcctttttttcaaACATGGACTCGggaattttcatcttttcacCAGTATTCACATTTAGAATGCTTAATTTGTGATTCATCCACATTTTGAAAtgggattttattttttaaggataaGTATtgctttcctccttttgtctaaATGTATCATTCAAAGTATTCAAACTTCGGCACTGTCTACCACGAGATTAAAATTTAGAATCTTTAAAAAGAAGTTTTCACATTATTACTTTCTGATACAGATGAGTACCTGTGAAAAGTTTAGATTTGAAAGCTCTGACCTTATGCCCATCAGtgacaaatttaaaattctaatgagtaaatttaaaattgaaccaAACGAGGAAGAATAAAACCCCGATACTCACCCATTGGCAATACTCTATCTGCAAGACCATTTTCAATGACGAATTCAGAGATACATTCTGCCAGAAAGTCGAAAAGTTTAATGCCACAGTTCAATCTGAGTTCATCACTGATATGATAGTGTTTCACTCTTTCATTGACGATTCTTCCTTTTTCTAAATCCACAAGAATGACACGAAAGTTGGTACCTCCTAGATCCAATGCCAAATATTTGccttcctctgaaaaaaaatatagtaaaacgAAGGGATGAGTCAAGTGGTAGTCTAAGATACACCTAGCAAGTCCCTTAACTAAAATTCATGGTTACTTTAATAGGTCACCTCAGGCCACCGTGAGTTGGCCTTATATTCTGAACGATTGTGATCCCTCCTTATCCATTTTCAAAGCCAACAATTTAGAATATTTGTCAAAAGTTCATACCAAACCAAAAATTGAACATAAAACTTGAATTAAACAATACCAAACaatagttattttcaaaatttactacTTTTGGGCTAAATTATTAGTGCACTTTAAGGAGAGCACCTGATTCTCTCATTTCATTAATGACTTACTGAGGGAAATGTCAGAATAATAGACTTCCTTAAACCTGTCTTTATGAGCAATTCTTAGATCATGAGGTTCATCCAAAATAATTCTACTTCTGGTCACATTTTGAagggattttctcatttttgatacattttaaGCAAATTACCTTAAAACTCTGAGGTATGAAATTTGaccttttaaaaatgaatatgaGATGAAAGTTAGAATAAAAAAACTACCTGTTCCATTGGGCAACTCAGGAACATATGTATTTTCCATTAAAAGAGACGATGGCTTATCTGCAAGACCTAATTCCatttccctttgaaaaatttctgccatttttaaCATTGTTTTTCCATCCAACTTAAATCTTTGTAGCATTTTTTCCACCTGAAATGGTGCAAATAAACAACATTTATTAGGGGGAAAAAACTGAAGTAAACCATTAACACATGTGTGAGCCGTCTTGATAATTCCTCTGGCTTTAGGGTCTTTACTTTTGCCCTTTATGTCTGATAATAATACACGGCCAAAGAATGAGGGAATTCACCTGgtaattctttatttttccacTCATTAATAAGCCAGTTGTCAAACCGGAACTTAGTGCCATCATTAATACTTAGAATGTATCAGTCTAGCCTTCTTTTAGGGCTTACaaagaaattttatgagaatttCTGGGCTAAGATTTATCTCCCATCTCCAGAAAAATTCTCGCTTCtatgttgaattttttcaatataatgGAGCTTAAATTTAGCAGTCTATTGGTCCACTGCTCTTGATATGCATTagcaacctcaattttttaaattatctccCTTGCAGCTTTTCAATAATTATTTCGCTGACCTACATTATTAATTTCTTATCAGtctggtttcttcttcttttatttatcaAAGCTATTGATTACCTCTCCTGATAGGATTCGGCAAAATTCTTCGAAAATATTGAAGAGTGTAGCATTATGAAGAAAACattacttttacatcactttgttacgttcgatttttaaaatgcagtcgtatttacttttaaaaaaacgtaTACAATTTTTTGACTCGGAAAATTTTGTCTGGCGTTAACGAGAAATGCCAATTACCTATTACAAGaacattttgctttttttggagaaatgttttttttttttttttcatttcaatataAATTAAATCCTTTTCTGAAAATAATGTCACCTGGTagtaagtcaaattttttagacttGCAAACAAAGATCTCAttgagatagaaaaaaaaaagaaagaaagaaaaaaaaaaaaactctgcccCAAAAAATGTTCCGATGGTAAtaagttttttaaaggttttttttttcaaaattaaagacaatctttttttggaaatgaaaAATCTTTTATAGCCTTTTTTATTAGTGTATGAGCGATGTTATCAAGGATTCACATACCTGCTCCGCCTTCCATTTGTTCTCCAGTTTCAGGGGTTTGACTTCAGAGCAGTGCTGATCGAGCAGCTCGGCAGTGACGGgagccattttgaaatttaataaaaaatcaattaaaataagataaaaaaaactttcttgaGAAGTAATCGAGCTCGAacggataaaaaaattattagataCGCACTTTCAAAGTCTTTCAGAAGGGAAAATTAAGAATTAATATGCTTTTCGCGTTTAtttcttgttcattttattaagaaaaattaagtgaTCTGATGAAGGAATGCTAATTTAATTATGTACAAAATGAGTTGGACGAGAGA
This window encodes:
- the LOC109038565 gene encoding hexokinase type 2-like, which translates into the protein MAPVTAELLDQHCSEVKPLKLENKWKAEQVEKMLQRFKLDGKTMLKMAEIFQREMELGLADKPSSLLMENTYVPELPNGTEEGKYLALDLGGTNFRVILVDLEKGRIVNERVKHYHISDELRLNCGIKLFDFLAECISEFVIENGLADRVLPMGFTFSFPMHQHALDSGILKVWTKSFACPGVEGKDAVKLLNEAIHRRGDNHVELICVLNDTTGTLMQGAMLDKDTAIGLILGTGTNACYLERAERVQHWEVERHGEKQVVIDIEWGAFGDNGCIDFVKTEFDRTVDEKSLIPKSFTFEKKIGGKFMGELVQVVLCSLTREGHLFNGIPSDKLLQHGHFRTSFVSGIEEDSINGTKGNTEKILDDLGLDYDDDDVKIVQYICHLVSLRAAQFVAICVSQILIRMSKPQVTVAVDGSLFKFHPRLRIWMEKYTKLLAPSHPFKIVLVQDGSGKGAALVSAIAKRITEKY